The Triticum urartu cultivar G1812 chromosome 5, Tu2.1, whole genome shotgun sequence genome contains the following window.
TTGGTAGATGCTGATGAATCCACTAGTTCAGATCTTCAGATGTGTGGTTGCCCGTGGCAACACCAAGCCAGAGCCCCTGAACTTGCTCTCGGTGATTTCATCGAGCCTCCTCGCCATCTCCGGCGTCAGGTGGTTCTTCCAGTCCCCGACGACGCCGCGCCTGAAGAAAACGCTGTTGGGCACCGACGACTCGGCCATGTCGGCCTTCCCAGACCGGTTCACCTCCAGCCCAGCCAGGCTCTCCATGGCGCAGGCATCCACGATCCCCCTGTCCACccccgcctcccgctcctccgccgtgAACGGGCGCCCGACGAACCCCGCGAGGCGCCTCAGCTGGCCGAGCGTGTCCGCGGCGAGCTCCTCGTAGGTCAGGAACAGCACCTGCGCCGGCCTCTCCAAGTGCCAGCGCCAGTACCCCAGCGCGTGCTCCCAGAACGGCCCGAACAGCGACACGCCGTCGCAGAACTGCCGGAACGCCTCGCCCAGGTCCCACGGTGCGGGCGCGAGCCCGTTCCAGAAGTACCAGAGCGACACGAGGCAGTCCTTGAGGTCCCGGCACAGGTACACCACCTTGCAGCCGGATGCGGCCACGGACTCCGGCAGCGACACGGACGGGACGTGCGTCATCAGCAGCCGCG
Protein-coding sequences here:
- the LOC125556547 gene encoding cytosolic sulfotransferase 5-like, giving the protein MASSLPSSSSSLPKADDEAASNQEIYDQLREVVSTYPAAPRLSGIGRPYVRHPDGWYAFTPGVLNAMVIKRHLEARDTDVLLATFPKSGTTWLKALLFVALHRNADGRDRLAAHSPHQLVPFLEAQVFTNGRIPDLSSLPAPRLLMTHVPSVSLPESVAASGCKVVYLCRDLKDCLVSLWYFWNGLAPAPWDLGEAFRQFCDGVSLFGPFWEHALGYWRWHLERPAQVLFLTYEELAADTLGQLRRLAGFVGRPFTAEEREAGVDRGIVDACAMESLAGLEVNRSGKADMAESSVPNSVFFRRGVVGDWKNHLTPEMARRLDEITESKFRGSGLVLPRATTHLKI